ataatccgggaatgccacataatacgcgacttgggttcggagttgcaaacgtacgcgaataagacggtaaaattcgtgatacggaaaaattcgcgaatgattcgcgaatcattcgcgaacttactaactagggtcggAACCCAGATAAAAGGTAATACATGGTAAAATCGACTTATTTTGTGCCGGAGGTAACGTCAAATAAAAAGTTGAATTTTAGAAGTTTTATGAACATGGACTTTTCGATATTAATCCTTAACCATTGCTCTAGTGTACTTAACGGTTTAAACCACTGACACTGGTAAAACACGTTGTGGAGGTAGAAAACGAAAATTTTATTCGCAAATATATAATGAAAGCTAACCTTGGAAGAGAGCAAATAAGGTTTGTGATGTCTAATTCATGACCAGACTGATTCAAAATAATTCAAATTTACTTTCGGTTGGAGTTGAAATTTTCTGAATCACCCGCTACCATATGACCTCATCTGGATCTATAACTAAATAATGGTGTTTGCAacaaaatattaataataataatacattatacatgtaaaattcttaatcattgATTAAGTTTGTTCAACAATAACATCAAAATAATATATTTAAGTATGTACCTTAACAAtactcttttttctttctctttttcttttccatattTCTTCTATATAAATCCCCAACTCGAGGAACCCATTTTCTCCGTTAACAAACCAAAACATCCTTCTtttcctctctttctctcttgcGTTCTTCATCATACTTTCTCCACCTAAAATTCTCTTAGCTCCACAGAAATGATCCAAGGAGTAAGGGAAAGCTGCCTAGGAGGAGGAGGTTTAAGGTTTGAATTATCAATACCGTTTAATAACGGTACCGGAATTGTCCCTCCTCCAACGGCTTTAACTATAGATGTAGCAGAGACGGTTGAAAACAAGATTCAACGGTTGATACAAGAGAATCCAGTGATTATCTTTAGTAAATCATCTTGTTGTATGTGTCACGTCATGAAGAGGTTGTTATCAAACTTGGGGTGTACACCTACTGTGATTGAATTAGAAGATGATGAGATTTCTGCACTTCCAATGGAGGATGTTGTTCCCGGTGGCGCGGCACCGGCTGTTTTTATAGGTGGGGAGTGTATTGGTGGATTGGAGAGTTTAATGGCTCTTCATCTTAGTGGTAATCTTGTTCTTAAACTTGCTCAAGTTGGTGCTAGAaattttttgtataaattttaATTAAGAGCTTTGTTTATCAATGTCGTTGTCGAattcaaaaatcagaaaaaattaATCTATTAAAGCGCCGAGATTCTAAATATATGAGTCTGTGCGCCGCTATAAATTTCTCAGTTCATGGATCGCTGGTCGAAGAAGGATTGAAAATATTTGTCGATCGGCAAATAGCCTTTTGTGATTTGTTTTTGGTATTGTATTAGTTAGTTTAGACAAGGGTTTGTATAGATCTATATAATCCTAGGTTTGTTTCCATTAATGGGTATCTCTTTTGTGTACCAAAATTATAAGAAAatgaaagatgaaaaaaaaaattattgtaatGTACTGGATGTTTCGTTTCATTATTTTACTTTCTTGTAAAAAGATTAAGTTTACAAATTACAATCAAGCATGGGCGAAAGGTTCCTTCAGCATGAAGAAACTAAAATAGACAAGTCACAAGAGTACCAGTAAGTGGGTCTCATAATCATTTCTTTGGATGTGTAAGTTCtatttgataaaataaataaatgatttgGCATAATTGTGTTATAGGAGAATTAGTATTGCTTTCTAGCTAAAAGAGAGTATCTTTGACATGCTTTGAATGGCATGTTTGATTTTGGTCTTGTTATGCTACAACTATAAAGCTTGCATCATATATAGAAcaccttagagcatccacagtgggcgagtataaccaaaaatttgggatgagatcgtaacgcagtgggacggagtaaagattaaatcccagccaaagatcaaatcccagatcatatttggtcacgaccaaataccaaatcctaatatagtcgggcgtaaatttaaagtacgcttgttgctgggcggacatccaaccatccgcccgttcacttactcatcaggcgggcaccaaaccatccgccccattcaaaatgaaattcatcaggcggacacccaatcatccgtccgttcacatttcgtcaggcggacaccaaaccatccgccccattcaaaatgaaattcatcaggcggacacccaaccatccgcccgttcacttactcatcaggcggacaccaaaccatccgccccattcaaatttcgggcgtaaaccaattttacgccccattcaagcgtacaccaaatttacgcccgttttcgtgcggtgattaattttacgcgcgaccaaatttggtcttctccccataacgtcacagtacagattaaactcatatttagtcttttttttttggtctttgatctttgagtttaatcgtaccattgcagtcgctcttacGGAGCATAATTCTCAATTAGTAATCCAACCGAATAATTTCTGTTTTACAAAATTGTGGGTGTTCAATATAGGTGCAAATTTAAACATTGAACTGTTATGTTGAAGTGTGAATCTTTTCAAGTGACAAGGCCTTGTAAGTTGTACAATTCTAAGCATACATGTCAACTACTTAAAAACATAATTGCCCGTAAAATTCATGGCTTTCACAAAGATACCAAATTATATTTTGTTCTACATAGATTTCTGTAACCACTAGAGTTGTAGTTTGGTACCCATTTTAAACAGCCTTGATTAAAAGGTATGAGACTATAAAATTATCTTAATGGACCAAAAAGAAGGACTTGTGATAAAATTGAGGAtttctattatttatttattattttattttttttgataaataccTCAACTTCATTGATGGGAAAGTTAGGTTACAAAGGTTTCAATACATCAAGATACAAGAACCATAATGAAGCACAATACAATACTAATacacaaccaattttttttatggaGAATCGATTGAACCGGGAGAGAAATGGTTTTCAGATCATAAATCCacaatttttgatgattttcttcttcttgagaaaGAGATACTCCAAGATCGGAGTGATTTGCTTTAGATCTTGAAAATTGCGGTGAAGATTCCGGCCGTCGCAGGTCACCACCGATGTGATTGAAACTTAGTAAACCCAACATAAAACGACCATTGAAGTCGAGCAAAGATGCTACAGGAGCACATAAACATCCACCATGAAGACGTTGAAAACTTGCCACCGGCAAGAAGGGATGAAACCCAAAACTAAGCTTAAAAAGCACCGAAAAAACACTAGCTAATCTAAGAAAATCTAATTATAAACTGAAATAAAGAAGGTTACTGCTCAGATCTACTCCAGAAAGAGCGAATCTGAGCAGTTGAAGCTTGCCGGAAAAATAAAGCGGTTTCGCCTGAGTATTTATATGGAGAAAAGAGAAAGAATTCAAGATTTCTATCACCGCACGATTTTGTGAGAAATATATAAGTTTTTTAGCCAATTACACTCATATACCTTCCTAAAGTGTCCGCAATGTGGAACATGAAAGCTAATTCTAAATATAAGTTTTATTTGGAGCATAGATGGAGTATAAAATCATGATTTGGTATT
Above is a genomic segment from Papaver somniferum cultivar HN1 chromosome 10, ASM357369v1, whole genome shotgun sequence containing:
- the LOC113316901 gene encoding glutaredoxin-C6-like, which gives rise to MIQGVRESCLGGGGLRFELSIPFNNGTGIVPPPTALTIDVAETVENKIQRLIQENPVIIFSKSSCCMCHVMKRLLSNLGCTPTVIELEDDEISALPMEDVVPGGAAPAVFIGGECIGGLESLMALHLSGNLVLKLAQVGARNFLYKF